A portion of the Etheostoma cragini isolate CJK2018 chromosome 13, CSU_Ecrag_1.0, whole genome shotgun sequence genome contains these proteins:
- the LOC117956012 gene encoding heart- and neural crest derivatives-expressed protein 1-like — protein sequence MNLIGGYQHHHPHPHHHLMHEPFPFVQRCHQDAPYFQSWVLNHGDPHPAHPAHPPPSDFQLQAQYAAAEHGGAPGAAHDARLEALQAGAGKRRTSGPKKERRRTESINTAFAELRECIPNVPADTKLSKIKTLRLATSYIAYLMDVLDKDSGEAEGFKAEIKKYENRDLKRKREPVSPDAGHPPPLKLPRKINKYARDLGRFI from the coding sequence ATGAACCTGATCGGGGGCTACCAGCACCACCACCCGCACCCGCACCACCACCTGATGCACGAGCCCTTCCCGTTCGTGCAGCGGTGTCACCAGGACGCGCCGTACTTCCAGAGCTGGGTGCTGAACCACGGAGACCCGCACCCGGCGCACCCGGCGCACCCGCCGCCGTCGGACTTCCAGCTGCAGGCGCAGTACGCGGCCGCGGAGCACGGGGGCGCGCCCGGGGCTGCGCACGACGCCCGGCTCGAAGCGCTCCAGGCCGGCGCGGGGAAGCGGAGGACGTCGGGCCCGAAGAAGGAGCGCCGCCGGACGGAGAGCATCAACACGGCGTTCGCGGAGCTGCGCGAGTGCATCCCCAACGTGCCCGCGGACACCAAGCTGTCCAAGATCAAGACGTTGCGCCTCGCGACCAGCTACATCGCGTACCTGATGGACGTGCTGGACAAGGACTCCGGGGAGGCCGAGGGCTTCAAGGCCGAGATTAAGAAATATGAAAACCGGGATCTGAAACGGAAACGGGAGCCGGTAAGTCCCGATGCtggacaccccccccccctcaaactCCCCcgtaaaattaacaaatatgCACGAGACCTGGGAcgttttatttaa